The Candidatus Eremiobacteraceae bacterium DNA segment CAGCGACGCCCAGGACTGCCCCGACGATCGCAAGACCGTGGCTGCGATCGCGAGCAAGGCCGTCCAATAGAACCAGACCGCGCCGGACCGCCAGCGCGTTTCAAGCGGGCTTTGCATGCGCTTTGATTCGTCCCCGTCGCGCGTGCCTCCCGGGCCCTTTGATCAGATCGAGTGTCGCTGCGGCGCGAAGATGCTCTGCGGCAGAAATGCGCCCACGAGCCAATTCGGCACATCGACGATTTCGCAGATCTTCAGATCGACGGCGACGCTGCACAACATGTACGCATCGGTCGGCGACAGGCCGTGGGTGTGTTCGAGATGCTCGATCATGTGCCTGACCGCATCGCGCGCCGCCGCCATGAGATCCGGACCGATGCCGTCGGTCGCGAAGTACGCCGCCGTGTTGCTCCGGGCCGTCAGTGGTCCGGAAGTGAGGAATTGCGGCGCGTTCACGCTCAGGTCTTTGCGGACCGTCAGCCGGACGGTGGCGCGCATCGGCGTCTCGATAGCCGTGCCGCACACTTCGCCGTCGCCTTGCGCGGCGTGACCATCGCCGATGGAAAAAAGCGCGCCGTCGGTTTCGACCGGCAAGAATAAGCGCGACCCGATCGTCAGATGCTTGGTGTCCATGTTGCCGCCGTGCCGGTACGGTGGAATAGTGGAAAGCGCTCCAGGCGCGCCCGGTGCAATGCCGATCTCGCCGCAAAACGGCGCCAGCGGGATGCGGATTCCCGCGCCGAACTCAGCCCAACTTTCGAATCCGCCGTCGAGGCGCCAGATCTTGAGCGCCGGCTCCGTGAATTCATCGGCCAGCAATCCGAACCCGGGGATGACCGCCGTCCAGCCCCAGTCTGCCGGCATCAATTCCAAGAATTCTATTTCGAGGGCATCGCCCGGTTTCGCACCTTCGACGAAAACCGGACCGTTGACTTGGTCGACGCGAGAGAAATCCAGCGCGCGGATCGCGTCGACCGTGCTGTCCGCCGTGATCTGCCCGCACGACGCGTCGAGTAAATCGAAGCTGACGGTCCCACCCGATCGTATAGTCGCGAGCGGCGCGATGCTGTTGTCCCACGCCAAATGAAATTGATCGCGGCGGATGTGAAACGTGCGCGGCGCCGGCGGTGTCTTCATATCGCTCATGTGATTGGTCTTCGCGCGGCCGCGGAGAGCACCTATTACCGGCCACGAATCATTCACGTACGAGTAATCTCAATGCGCTACGCTATGCATGTCGCACGGTTGAAAGTTCGGGAAGTTGTTAGGTATAGAGACTGTCGCGAAAGACAAACAAGGCCTCCATTCCCTCGCGAAAATACTTTCGCTGCGCGGCCACCGCGCTCACGGCGACGGACACTGTCGGGAAGCCGGCAATCGGCCACTCGATTTCCTCGTCACGAACGGACTGCGCCGGAGCCACAACCTGGTCCAGGTCGGCTCCGGAAATTTAAGCACCGGCATCCATCTCATCCGCTACCTCGAGACCGGACGTTATTGCGGGATCGAAAAAAATCTCGGTCTTATGCGCGATGGGATCACGCGTGAGCTTGGGCAAACGCTTTTCGCTGCGAAGCGGCCGCTCTTCATCCTCACCGAC contains these protein-coding regions:
- a CDS encoding acetamidase/formamidase family protein: MSDMKTPPAPRTFHIRRDQFHLAWDNSIAPLATIRSGGTVSFDLLDASCGQITADSTVDAIRALDFSRVDQVNGPVFVEGAKPGDALEIEFLELMPADWGWTAVIPGFGLLADEFTEPALKIWRLDGGFESWAEFGAGIRIPLAPFCGEIGIAPGAPGALSTIPPYRHGGNMDTKHLTIGSRLFLPVETDGALFSIGDGHAAQGDGEVCGTAIETPMRATVRLTVRKDLSVNAPQFLTSGPLTARSNTAAYFATDGIGPDLMAAARDAVRHMIEHLEHTHGLSPTDAYMLCSVAVDLKICEIVDVPNWLVGAFLPQSIFAPQRHSI